The Flavobacterium psychrotrophum region AAGACCTGCTGGAATACAGAAAATTAAGTCTGGAAATACATCAGGACGGGGTACTTAATTTTAGCATGAATAAAGGTTTGGCACTTGCTTTAATTATCAACCTGCTAAAAAATGCCATAGTACACAACCATACTGCTGGGAGTATTACAATAACACTTACTAATACAGCTCTGTCTATACGAAACACAGGGAGTAGCAAACCCTTAGATACTGACCTGATATTTAAACGTTTTTATAGAGATTCATCTAACGAACAGTCTACCGGGCTCGGGCTTTCGCTGGTACAGTCTGTAACACAGCTATATCACATTAAAACAACCTATACATTTAGCGGCCAGCATGAGTTTTTACTCATATTCCCTGCGGTATAAACCATTACTTAATTTTTACCCAATTAATTTATTTTTAAGAAAAATCTGTTAAATAGCAGCTAACTTTATTGTATTCAATAACCTAAATACAAAAAATCATGCAAAACAGAATACTAAAACTTGGGGCATTTGCCATGCTGCTATCATTACTTACAGGCTGCGAGGCAATAGGAGATATATTTAAAGCCGGTATGGGATTCGGTATTTTTTTAGTAATTGCCGTTGTTGTGCTTGTTATATGGCTTATAAGTAAATTCAGGAAATAATTCTTTACAATACTTTTAATTGCACAAATGCTATAAATACAAAAAGAGGCTGCCCATTACGGACAGCCTCTTTCACCTATAATTAAATCGGTTGTTTGATTAATCTTTAGGTACATCTGCCGTTGCGGAACTGCCTGAAACATACAGCGGCCCTTCGGGCTGGCTAATGCTCCTGTCTTTTTTTTGTTTAGGGCGTCCGTAGGCACGGTGCATTGGTATATTAATATTACTGTTTGCAACTATACCCTCGGTAGCAGTTGGGTTGTATTCATAAATATCCTTAGGCTTTACCTTATACTTTTTGGCAATCATCATAATCGTTTCGCCCTGTGTTACCTTATGCCCTACAAGTTCTTCATTTTCCTTTGGTGCATCAGTAACGGCTGTTTCATCTTCACTCGTACTTACTTCCTGTGCCTGTACTGTACCTATGTACAGAAATGCGCACATTACTAAAAAGAGATATTCCTTCTTCATATTACAGCGGTTTTGATTTATGTTTAGGTTTTGTTAAAAATAAGAACTAATTAAATGTAAATCAAGCGCATGGGTAAATTAATAACAGTTTTATAAAATAGACGGCATGAGATGCAAATCATTGATAAAATCGCCGATAATCGCATTATCGCACCTCAAAAGCTGCATATTTTTTATATTTTTTAACTAACCATTAAATTTAGTTTATGAATTATAACTTTTTAAAAACAAATATTTTCTTACGCACATAAAAAAACCACGCCTTGTAGCGTGGTTTTTTTCATTTTGTTATTCCCATTCTATGGTTGCAGGCGGTTTAGAGCTGATGTCATACACCACGCGGTTTACGCCTTTTACTTTATTTATAATCTCATTACTTACCTTCATTAGGAATTCATAAGGCAGGTGTACCCAGTCTGCAGTCATACCATCGGTACTTTCTACAGCACGCAGGGCAACAACTTTTTCATACGTGCGCTCATCGCCCATAACGCCCACACTGTTTACAGGTAGCAATATGGCGCCGGCCTGCCAAACTTTGTCATACAGGCCATGATCTTTAAGCCCTTGTATAAATACATGGTCTACTTCTTGTAGCAAACGCACTTTCTCTGGCGTAATGTCGCCAAGTATACGGATTGATAATCCCGGACCCGGGAATGGGTGACGGCCTAACAGCTCCGGATCTATACCAAGCGTTGCCCCTACACGGCGCACCTCATCTTTAAATAACATACGAAGCGGCTCTACAACCTGAAGTTTCATAAAATCAGGAAGCCCGCCCACGTTGTGGTGCGACTTTATAGTAGCAGACGGCCCTTTTACAGAAACCGACTCTATAACGTCAGGATATATAGTACCTTGAGCCAGCCACTTAACATCGGTAAGCAGGTGTGCCTCGTCATCAAATACTTCAATAAATACGCGGCCTATGGTTTTACGTTTTGTTTCAGGATCATCAATACCGGCAAGCTGAGAAAGGAACCTGTCTGAAGCGTCAACGCCTTTTACATTAAGTCCCATATCTTTATACTGATCCAGTACGCTTTCAAATTCATTTTTGCGAAGCAAACCATTATTTACAAAAATGCAGTACAGGTTATCCCCTATGGCTTTGTTTAGCAATACTGCCGCAACAGTAGAGTCTACCCCGCCGCTAAGGCCAAGCACTACTTTATCATTGCCTATCTTAGTTTTTAACTCTTCAACTATTTCCTCTACAAAACTATTTGGTGTAAAGTTTTGAGGTACCTCAGCTATCTTTACCAAAAAGTTTTCCAGCATTAGTTTTCCTTCCGTACTGTGGTATACTTCAGGATGGTACTGTATGGCATAAGTAGTTTCTCCCTCTATGCGGTAAGCCGCATTTTCTACATCTTTAGTGCTTGCAAGCACCACTCCGCCCTCAGGCAGTTTTTTAATGGTATCGCTATGGCTCATCCATACCTGGCTGTGTGCAGAAACACCTTCCAGGAATGCCTCACCTTCTTTAATATAAGAAAGGTTAGCACGGCCATACTCGCGAATGTTACTTGGCGCTACCTCTCCTCCATTAAAATGGGCAAGGTATTGTGCACCGTAGCATACTGCAAGTAACGGTAGTTTACCACGAATGTTAGAAAGATCAGGATGCGGGGCATCTTCGGCACGAACCGAAAACGGACTGCCTGAAAGTATAACCGCCTTGTAAGACGACAAATCTGACGGTGGATTATTATAAGGGAAAATTTCGCAGAAGATATTTAACTCGCGAACCCTGCGCGCAATAAGCTGTGTGTATTGCGAGCCGAAATCTAAAATAAGTACGTTGTGTTGCATGGGCAAAAATAACCCAAATAATTTAAACTTTGAAAAGAGATTTTTAGATTTTTGAACTCTAAATCAAAATATAAAAACCCCCGGCACCTTAGCACCGGGGGTTCTATATTTTGGGATAACTTTAAGGCTTGCAGCCGTTAGTAAACAATACGCTTAGAAACTTTACCTTTTACGGTATCAATTTCTATTATAAGTACCTGTTTAGCTACGTTAAGGCTGTTTATAACCGTTTCGGTTGCGCTAACGCCTGCTTTGCTGTAAAGCTGCCTTCCGTTTATGTCAAATACATTTACACCATTAATAAGCGTGTTTCCTGTGTTAACACTAATGTTATTGCCTTGTTTATAAACAATTACTGTGTTAGGATCAAGCGTAGGGTTATCTGTACCTAATACTGAGTTTGTATATAGTACTTCAAAGCGGTTCTCAAAAGTACCGGCCTCTGTAGTAAAGGTATAATCGCGGTCGCTTATGTTACGGATGATACCTTCGGCATTATCTTTTAGGTAAATAACCTGGCCTTGTGTAAATACTCCTTCTGCATGGTCAAGGCTTATTGTAAACTGCCCAGCAGTTGCAGCTGTAAAGCCCATAAGCACCACATCTGAGGCATTAAACTCCGGCCTTGCCTGTATGGCCAGTTGTTTATTTTCTGCTATCGAGTATAAAGATAATGTATTACTATCTGTAAGCTTAAGCCCGTCATAACCATAGTCAAGACCTGTAGTACCCTGGTGCATATAAGCAACCATTGCCTGGCTGGCAGTACCGCTTTGTGATTTTATGTTTAACCATAGTTTAGAAGCTACAGTACCCTGAGCTGTTCTAAAGAAGCCTTGTGAAGCTCCCGGCGAAGCACTACGCATACTGTTTGTAAATTTAAGCTGTGGCGCTGTAAGGCCTTCGGCTGTTTTTACAATAAAGCCTTGTCCCTGACTTATTAGCCAGTTACCTGCCTCGGCATCATTACCCTGGTAAAAGTTACCAAGCGTTACAGTACTTGCATCGTCAGGATTAACAGTGTATCCTGCTTTTGTTAAAGTAGCGTAAGATGAAGACTGGTCTCCGTTACGCTTTCTCCATAAATATAAACCTGTACCTAACTGAAGCTTGTCTTCATTTTCAGCAAAGAATTTAGCTACGCTTACAGGCGATGGATATGGGTTACCTACTGCCGTAAAACGATTATTTTGTGTAGAAAGTGCTATTGTTACATCGCCATTGTTTGGCACACCTGCAAAAGTACCATCAAATGCAAATGAAGTATCTCCGCCATTATAACCACCGCGACCATCAGCATTTGGCATACGGATAAGGTAACCTTTAGCAGCATCAAAAGTATTATCGCCAGGTGTTACTGACCAGTAGCCTTCTATAAACTCTGTACCGTTGCTTGCATATCCGTACTCATAAAAACGGTTAGCCGCTGTATTTGGAGAAAAACTAAGAAGGTTTTGTCCTTTTACAGGAGATGACCACAATGTGTAATCAAGCCTGAATAGCGGATTGCTCTTTTTGTGTACCGTTATGTTACTTGTATTCTGAACATTTGCCGATTGAAGTAATGCACCATTATCTTCTACAACAAACTTATCTGCACCTGCTTCGTTTACAATTGTATTAAGCGTAAGTGTTGTACCTGTTGCTACAGTAATTGTTTTACCATTCTTAAGAGTAAGTTTACCCGCAGTAAAAGTACCGTTAACAGCAGTGTTATAATCTGCATTAATTGTTACATCTGTAGCAGCGTTTACAACTGT contains the following coding sequences:
- the guaA gene encoding glutamine-hydrolyzing GMP synthase: MQHNVLILDFGSQYTQLIARRVRELNIFCEIFPYNNPPSDLSSYKAVILSGSPFSVRAEDAPHPDLSNIRGKLPLLAVCYGAQYLAHFNGGEVAPSNIREYGRANLSYIKEGEAFLEGVSAHSQVWMSHSDTIKKLPEGGVVLASTKDVENAAYRIEGETTYAIQYHPEVYHSTEGKLMLENFLVKIAEVPQNFTPNSFVEEIVEELKTKIGNDKVVLGLSGGVDSTVAAVLLNKAIGDNLYCIFVNNGLLRKNEFESVLDQYKDMGLNVKGVDASDRFLSQLAGIDDPETKRKTIGRVFIEVFDDEAHLLTDVKWLAQGTIYPDVIESVSVKGPSATIKSHHNVGGLPDFMKLQVVEPLRMLFKDEVRRVGATLGIDPELLGRHPFPGPGLSIRILGDITPEKVRLLQEVDHVFIQGLKDHGLYDKVWQAGAILLPVNSVGVMGDERTYEKVVALRAVESTDGMTADWVHLPYEFLMKVSNEIINKVKGVNRVVYDISSKPPATIEWE
- a CDS encoding LysM peptidoglycan-binding domain-containing protein → MKKEYLFLVMCAFLYIGTVQAQEVSTSEDETAVTDAPKENEELVGHKVTQGETIMMIAKKYKVKPKDIYEYNPTATEGIVANSNINIPMHRAYGRPKQKKDRSISQPEGPLYVSGSSATADVPKD